CAGTGGCTGGCGGTTGTTGGCCCATACAGCGACGAAGATCAGGCCGATTTACAGATATTGCTGGAAGAGTGAGGTTGCACGGTGAAGAGTGTGGCAATTGTTGGCGCCGGTATAGCCGGGCTGGCTGCCGCTCAGGCGCTGATCGCCAATCAAAGTGGGATTGTGCCGGTCGTCTTCGAGAAGAGTCGAGGTGTGGGTGGCCGGGCCGCTACTCGACGCATCGACGGTTTTTGCTTCGATCACGGTGCTCAGTATGTGAAAGCACCTACGCCTGAGTTACACGCTCTCATCGCTGCCACGGGCGATGCCGTGACGATTGATCGCCCAGTCTGGACATTTACCAGCACGAACCAGATTGCACCTGGCGACCCGGCCTTCGCCGATGAACAGAAGTGGACCTGGCCGGGCGGGATTACCCGGCTGGCAAAGTATCTGGCTACCGGTAGCGAGGTGCGATTGGAAACCACTGTGGCCCGTTTGCATCGTGAGCGCGACGCCTATCGTCTCTTCGCCGACGACGGTCGTGATCTGGGCAGTTTTGCCGCCGTTCTGTTGACTGCTCCCGCCCCCCAGACAGCCACCATCCTCGCCGCCAGTCATCTCGCTGATGTCCAACCTTTGATCGAGGCACTCCAGACCGTTCAATACCGGCGTTCGATCAGTATCACGCTGGCGCTGCCTCGCCGTCCACTCGTACCCTGGTATGCGCTGGTCAACGTAGATCGCCAACACCCGATCAGTTGGCTGGCCTGCGAACACGATAAACCCAACCGGACACCACCCGATCACGGTCTGCTTATTGCCCAGATGAGCGACCACTGGGCTACAACGCACTGGGATGCTCTTCAGAAAGGAACCTTTTCCCCTGCTGATGCCCCCAAACCAATTGTTGAAGCGCTGGCGGCAATCCGTGCGCTTATCGGTGATATTGATCAACCACTGTGGATCAATGTCCAACGCTGGCGGTATGCGCTTCCAGACACAGCGGCACCGTTAAGCGATCACGACCGTCTCATCCTCGCCGGTGATATGCTGTGCGGTCAGGGGCGTGTCCATCTCGCTATCGAGAGCGGTTGGCGCGCTGCGACGCGCATCCGCGAAGTTGTATCGTGAGGATACCTGTATGACAACTCCGGTCTGGCCACCTGTATTCGACGGACATAATGACGTTATTCTCGACCTTTACCGCCCTAAACCCGGTGAAGAACGCGACTTCTTTCACGCCAGCCCCTACGGTCATCTCGATCTGCCTCGTGCGCGGGCTGGTGGGTTTGGTGGCGGCTTTTTTGCCATCTACGTCCCACCACCACCTGCGCCCAAACCACCACCAGAACACATTCCCTCGCCACCGTACTATATGCCATTGCCGCCACCACTCGAACATAGCTACGCCTTACACACGACGATGGCAATGGCCGCACGCCTCTTCCGCATCGAAGCCGAGTCCAACGGCCAGTTTCGCATCTGTCGTACTGCTGATGACATTCATGCCTGCCTGACGAATGGTATTGTGGCAGTCGTTTTCCACATTGAAGGTGCTGAAGCGATTGGCCCCGATCTCGACGAACTAGAGGTACTCTATCAGGCGGGCTTGCGCTCGCTAGGGCCGGTCTG
This genomic window from Chloroflexus aurantiacus J-10-fl contains:
- a CDS encoding NAD(P)/FAD-dependent oxidoreductase, with the translated sequence MAIVGAGIAGLAAAQALIANQSGIVPVVFEKSRGVGGRAATRRIDGFCFDHGAQYVKAPTPELHALIAATGDAVTIDRPVWTFTSTNQIAPGDPAFADEQKWTWPGGITRLAKYLATGSEVRLETTVARLHRERDAYRLFADDGRDLGSFAAVLLTAPAPQTATILAASHLADVQPLIEALQTVQYRRSISITLALPRRPLVPWYALVNVDRQHPISWLACEHDKPNRTPPDHGLLIAQMSDHWATTHWDALQKGTFSPADAPKPIVEALAAIRALIGDIDQPLWINVQRWRYALPDTAAPLSDHDRLILAGDMLCGQGRVHLAIESGWRAATRIREVVS